AAGTTGAAAATTAAAAGCAAATGAGTTATGATATAATTATAAAATTATAAGGGGGAGAGGTATGCTCATCTGCGTTTACGATACCGCAAACGAGGCGGAGATACTGAAAGCGAAAATAACACAAATCGCAACGGCGGCATATCGAAGAATTGCCTACAGGGTATGTCAGAGGTATGAGAGCTTTGCGACGGAGTGTAAGACGGCTGACCTTATAATCGTGCTTGCCGACGGAGCGGACGGTATGGAGGGTGTTATTGCGGCGAAGAATGCCGATAGGGATACGCCTGTCATATGGCTGTCGGACGATGAGGGATTCGGGGCGCAGTCATACAGGCTTGGCTGTACCTATTTCCACAAGAAGCCGATACCGCTTGAAAAGCTGAAGGAGGCACTGTATAAGTGCAGGTGCATGGCGTAAGCACGGGTAAATCTACAGGAGGAAAAACATGAAGAAAAAATTTGTACGGCTCATAAGTGCGGTGCTGTCTGCGGCAATGACGTTGACGGCTGTACCGTTATCGGCATTTGCCGAGGGCGAGGCGCATACGCATGACGGCGAGAGCAATGTCATCACGACACCGCTTGATTTCAGAGAAAAGACGGCGGACGAAAACGGTGTCGGCTGGAGCTGGGATTATGACACAAAGACGCTGACGCTTGACGGAGTGAACATTCAGGCGACAACAGAAGAGAATATGATGAGCGTCGTAACAGTCCCCGACGGTACGAAAATAGTGCTGAACGGTGAAAACACTATCGTACAGACGAACACCGATGACAGCGATACATACGTTCTCAGTGCCGTAAATACGGATACTACT
This window of the [Eubacterium] siraeum genome carries:
- a CDS encoding response regulator, whose amino-acid sequence is MLICVYDTANEAEILKAKITQIATAAYRRIAYRVCQRYESFATECKTADLIIVLADGADGMEGVIAAKNADRDTPVIWLSDDEGFGAQSYRLGCTYFHKKPIPLEKLKEALYKCRCMA